CCGTGCAAACCGTGCAGGGGCTCGCTCAGCGGATGCAGAACCTGCTCGTGTGGGGGCTGCCGATGGACTACTACGCCACCTACCGCGAGCAGCTGGCCGCCGTGGCGCCGGGCGACGTGGCGCGAGTGGGCGGGGCGCGCCTCACCCCCGGCGCCGCCACCATCGTCGTGGCGGGCGACCTGGCGCAGATCGAGGCGCCCATCCGCGCTCTCAACCTGGGCGACGTGGAAGTGTGGTCACCCGCGGGCGAGCGCGTCCGCTGAACGAAGACCCCGGTCCGCGCCAGGAAGCGCGGACCGGGTTCTTATTTCCTGCGATGCGTGACGCTCAGGCGCTGGTCAGCCGCTCTCCCTCCAGGTGCCGGATCGCCGCCCGTACCGCCTCAGGAACCGGCACCTTGGCGCCCGCCGCGTAGTCGTACGATACCAGCAACGCCCCGCCCGAAGCCGCCACGTCGTTCATCGCACGGCTGACCACGCGGTACTCGTGCGCAAAGCGGTCCTCGCCCAACGCCGTGGTCCGTGCCCCCACGACCAGCGTGTCGGGATACGTCACTGGGCGGCGGAATCGCGCCTGGGCGGACGCCAGGATCGGCCCCGTCTGCACCGCATCGGTCAGCTCGCGGAAGCCGATCAGGTCCAGGTAGCGGATGCGGGCGCTCTCGAAGTAGGTAAAGAAGACCGCGTGGTTTACGTGGCGAAAGTAATCCATCTCTGCCCATGCCACGGGAATCTCCACGACCACGGGAAACTCCGCCCGGAGCTGCGCCTCTGCATCCTCAGACGGGGAAGGGGACTGTGGATGGGAATCGGACGACGCGGTCTCGGTCATGACGGCAACGATTGGAGGGAGGCCGCCGCGCCGAGCCCGGCGGCCCGTCCGGTGGCCCATGCCCAGAAGAAGTTGTAGCCGCCGATCGGCCCGAAGCAGTCCAGGATTTCGCCGCACAGGAACAGCCCCGGTGCCACGCGGCTCTCCATCGTCCGCGGGTCCACCTCCGAAAGGGGCACGCCCCCGCCGGTCACCTCGGCCTTCTTGTAGCCCTCGTCGCCCGTCCAGGGCAGGGGATAGCGCGCCAGCACCTCCACCAG
This genomic window from Longimicrobium sp. contains:
- a CDS encoding thioesterase family protein; translation: MTETASSDSHPQSPSPSEDAEAQLRAEFPVVVEIPVAWAEMDYFRHVNHAVFFTYFESARIRYLDLIGFRELTDAVQTGPILASAQARFRRPVTYPDTLVVGARTTALGEDRFAHEYRVVSRAMNDVAASGGALLVSYDYAAGAKVPVPEAVRAAIRHLEGERLTSA